TAGCCGAATTGTTGGCACTACCTTCAGAAGAAGCATTAATTGCCAGTTTACCCAATGCTGATTTTGAAAAAATTGCCGAAGCACGTCGATTGATCCAAAAAGAACTGGGTATGTCCTTAAAGGCTGATTTACAAGTAACAATTGACGAACTCCAGGCACCAGCTAAAACAGATTCCCACGCCCTTTTTGATATTAATGCAGCAGGTAATCGTCGCCTTAAATCGGTGTGCTATTCTTATTTACTGGCAGCTGATCCAGAAGCCTCGCAATACGCCTTAATTGCTCAGTTTAATGAAGCTTTAGGTAAGAATATGACCGAAACCGTTTCGGCATTAAGCTTGTTAGTTAACATCAATTACAGCCAAGTGAATGAGTTATTAGAACAATTCTATACTTATTGGAAGCATGATATTGATGCCATTAACTACTGGTTTAATTTACAAGCAGCGGCCCATTCAACAACAGTTATAAGTCGAGTAGCAGATCTTTTAAAGCATGAAGCCTTTGACATGACCAACCCTAATAAAGTAAATGCATTATTAGGCGTATTTATCAAAAACCCATATGGTTTCCATGACGCCTCCGGTGTAGGCTATGAATTAGTTGCCTCAACTATTTTAAAATTGGAGCAATTTAACCCAAGCTTAGCCGCAAATCTCACTGAGAAATTTAGTAGCTGGATAAAAGTAGAACCCAAACGCCAAAAACTAATGTTAGATTGCTTGTCTCATATATATGAAAAAGCGTCTACTGAAGATGTGAGAAACATGGCAAAAAAGGAGTTAGAGAAGGCTAACGTTACATTACCTTCTCCAAAACCTCGTCTTATTATCGACCCACAACGAATTATGTGGGACTTTTTTGCAGATGAGACGCCTCCTCGAAGCAAAAAAGTAAGCCCTAGAGAAGAACCTAGCCCACCAGAGCAAGATCCGACAGGCTTATTCGATGATATATTGAATGGTAGTAATGTTTTATAAAAACACCGCGGCTCCCGCGGTCAAACCGCGGGAATTCGGCGACAGACCTGTAGGTCTAATGGAATTTACTTAAGGAATTCGCCTCGCACATGGGCTCCAGGCTACTTTTAATGTATTCCGAACGAGCATCTAGGCAATTTTAAATGTAGACTAGATGCAGCGCAGCGAAATCCGGGGAGTGATGAGCATAGCGAATTCGTCTTAGCTTAATAAGCAAGCTTATTCATGATCCGGATGAACAACGAAAATACCTGGCGCATTACGTAAATACTCATTGTAATCCATTCCATAACCAAAAATGAAATGATCTTCTATTTGCAACCCAACAAAATCAGCAGCTTGCAAACCATTTTCAACACGCTTGCGGTATTTATCAACCAATACAGCACTGTATACTTTCTTTGCACCTAATTGATGAATTTCATCAATAATGGCAGCAAGAGTAATCCCCCCATCAAGAATGTCATCAACCACTAAAACAGTTCTTCCAGCCAAATTAACAGATGGTTTTACTTTCCAATGGATATCGCCACCAACGGTCGCACCACGGTAACGAGTTGCATGAACATAATCTACTTCTAAAGGAAAATCCAAACGAGGAAGCAAGTTGCCTAAAAGAACCAGTCCGCCAACCATAACACATAACAATACAGGGTTTTCATCCTGCAATTCCTTATGGATGTTAATCGCCATTCGATCTAAAGCAGCTTCAACTTCATTAGTTGTAAACAAGCAAGTAGATTTTTCATATACTTCTTTAATTTTACTAGGAATAGTCATTTATGTGTCTCTCGGTAAAGATAGGGTTATATATTAGGAGTTGTTTCATTCCTACTCCTTGATTTTTCCTTTCCCAGGAAATGGACTGACAGTACTACCATAGGCAGGGTTATCCTTAACTTTAGCTATTCCTTGCTTCTCTACTTCATCAATGCGATAAACTGATGGCATAGGGATAAACGTACGTTTTACACCACTAAATTCCAACTTTAAGCGCTCTTCAGAAGGGTCGACAACTAATGTAGTCTGTTCGCCAAATACCAGCTCCTCCACTTCAAGAAAGCCAAATAAGTCACTCTCCTTAATAGATCGCGCATATATTTCATAAATTGCTTCTTGGTTAGCAAAAGTAATTCTGAATAAAGTTTTCTTCGTCATAAAATGAGCCTGTTCTGAACGCTGGGCAAATTATACAAAAATACGAATGTTTTGGGTATAGATAATCTATCTATCTGCTCGTTTTCACTTTGTCGAGGTCAAAGTAGCCGGTTGTAGCGGTGATTGGTAATCATTAATTGGCTGAGATATAGACATCAACGTTAAGGAAGGTTGTATTACTTGATACTTTTGCGCAATATAGCAATAAAAACCAGAGGGGTAAGGCCAAAGCATCTTACCAATTTCATCTAAAAAAGTTAATTTTTTAATCAATGTGGCACTATTTACCGGCGGGAGATAGCAAAAATTATTTAATGAAGCCTGCCTGTAGCCTCTTTGAATGAACATCCGATTTAAATTAAAGGGAGTGCGCATTTTTATATTATGGTCGTTATAACAATTTAATAACCCGCACTTTATGGCCCCCCCCCACAAGCTCCAAGGGTTAATGCACAGCAAAATAACATACCCCATAGGTTTTAACACCCGATCAATCTCATCGATTAAACTGGAGCTCATATTAAACGGTTCTAAACTTAATGGAGCAACAATACAATCAATACTGTTCGCATTTAATGGTAAATGATTTAATTCACTTTCAATATGAACTTGATGGGATAAGGCAAAGGGTGAAACAATCCATTTGTGTTCAAAATCCAGTTTTTTTAACCAAAGATTCTCACCACAATTTCCTAACTGAATTAGAGTATCGCCATAAACAGGTAAACCAAGTGCATCCAAATTAAGAGAAAACTCATGCGCAGCAAAAAGACCAAGAGGTGATTGAAACCATTTATTCAATGCTCGGTAGTATTTTTTTTGCTGTTTAATCAACAAAGTAATGCCTTTTAAAAAGGTTAATCCTGAATTAAACTACAATACAACGAGTTTCACCCGCAAACAATCCATTTTCCTTTTTTATATAGAAAAATGGTTAGGAATAAATTAATGGAATTTAATATTACTGGTCAACAATTTGCCTTAGAACCGCTTTTAGGTAAAGCAGAAACCGCAATCCATTCTGAGCAAGCCACTAAAGAAAAAATTTCACTCACTCAATATCTTATCAAAAATAATATCTTATCTGCCACAATAATTGCCCATACATCAGCTCAAAGTTTTGGTGTTCCAATACTGGATCTAGATAGTATTGAGCTCAGTACCCTGCCCTTATCATTAGTAGATGAAAAACTGATGCTTCGCCATTCCATGGTGCCCCTATTTTGCCGTGGAACCCATTTATATCTGGCTGCCGAAGATCCCGGTAATCATAATGCCTTAAAAGAAATTCAATTCCATACCGGTTTGAATACCCATGCGATCGCAGTAGAAGCGAATAAATTGACTGCCGTGTTCGCCCATTTATTAAACATGAGGCATCATCAAGAATTATCTACATTCGATACAGCAATGCATCATGAAGAACAATATGAATTTACAATTAATCCAATAGATAACGATGATGATGCCCCTATTGTAAAATTTGTTAATCAAATTTTATTTAAAGCAATTCAACAAGGGGCTTCCGACATCCATTTTGAGCCCTTTGAAAAAGAATATCGCATTCGCTACCGACATGATGGCCTTTTACATGAGGTAGCAAATCCACCAGTCAATCTGTCTGCCCGAATTACAGCGCGGATTAAAGTCATGGCGAAATTAGACATTTCAGAACGTCGTCTCCCTCAAGATGGTAGTTTTAAGATAAATCAACCTAATAAGCACCCCATTGATTTTCGTGTAAGCACCTGCCCCACCGCAAACGGGGAAAAAGTGGTTATAAGAATATTGGATCTCGATACAGCTAAATTACACATTGAAGCCTTAGGATTTAATCCCAAACAACACGAATATTTTATGCAGTCAATAAAACGTCCTCAAGGAATGATCCTGGTTACTGGCCCCACAGGTAGTGGAAAAACCGTAAGCCTGTATGCAGCCTTAAATCTGCTTAACACACCAAAAGTTAATATCTCTACCGCTGAAGATCCCGTTGAAATTAAAATCACCGGCATTAACCAAGTAAATATCAACCCTAAAGTAGGCCTCAACTTCTCCAAGGTTTTACGCTCTTTTTTACGACAAGACCCTGATATTATTATGGTTGGTGAAATTCGTGATTTAGAAACCGCTGAAATTGCAGTTAAGGCAGCACAAACAGGGCATCTCGTCTTATCAACATTGCATACAAATAGTGCAGTAGAATCCCTAACACGCTTAATGAACATAGGTATTCCCAGCTTTAATATCGTGAGTTCAATAACCCTTATTATTGCGCAACGTTTAGCACGAAAACTTTGCGAGCAATGTAAAACTCCACGAACCGATCTTCACAAATCCAATTTACTAACTTTGGGTCTTAATGAAACAGACCAAATTTATCAATCCGTAGGCTGCTCTCAATGCACTGACGGATATCGAGGCCGGATAGGATTATTTGAAGTATTACCTATGACAAATACTCTAACCGAACTCATTATGGCGGGTGCTAATTCATTAGAAATTTTAAAAGCAGCCCAAAATGAAGGCCTGACTAGCATTTATCAATCTGGCATTGAAAAAGTACAGCAAGGAATAACTACCCTAGAGGAGGTCAATCGGGTAACCGTTGAATAAATTATGTTTCAGGTTAAAAAAAATACCAACTCCCTATTAACATTTCGTTATACGGGTAAAAATGTATTAGGACAAAAAATCTCAGGAGCCATTCGAGCACGTAATTTGACGCTCGCGAAAATAGACCTACGCAAGCAAGGCATTACTATTAGTAAAGTAGCTCAAAAGCGGAATCTAATAATCTTTAATCAATTAAATAAAAAGCCAAGTTCAGCAGACATTGCGCTATTTAGCCGTCAACTTGCCACCATGGTTGAATCAGGAATACCGTTAATGCACGCGCTTGATATTGTTGCGAAAGGACAAATAAATCCCCATCTTCAGGAATTAATTAATGAGATCAAACATGATATTGGGGCAGGTTTAACACTGTCTGAAACATTAATGAAACATTCACAGTATTTTAATAGCCTATTCTGTAATTTAGTTAAAGCAGGCGAACAATCAGGTACGCTAGATATTATGCTCAATAAAATTGCCTGTTATAAAGAGAAAATTGAATCCATAAAAAAGAAAATAAAAAAAGCGGTAAGCTATCCCATCGCCATTGTAAGCGTGGCAGTTATAGTGACAGTGGGCTTACTTATGTTTGTTGTTCCACAATTTGAAACCTTATTTCAATCATTTGGAGCCGATTTACCCACCCTAACTTTGGCCGTAGTTAAAATATCTCAATATATTCAATCCTGTTGGTATTGTATTTTTTCGTCTTTGGCCTTGAGCATTTATGCATTTATTTATGCACAAAAGCATTCTACGGCCTTCGCAATAACTGTTGATAAACTGCTATTAAAAATACCGGTTATTGGTCCAATTATTGAAAAAACCGTTATTGCACGCTTTTCACGAACATTATCTATTACTTTTGCAGCTGGTTTGCCTTTAGTAGATGGCCTCAAATCGGCGGCTGGTGCCACAGGCAATATAATGTATGCTAACGCAATAGAATATATAAAAAATGAGGTTTTTACAGGAATATCCATGAATAAGGCTATGGAAAATACCCACCTATTTCCCAATATGGTCATGCAAATGATCGCTATTGGTGAAGAGTCAGGTGCCTTAGAAAAAATGTTAAGTAAAATTGCAGACTTTTATGAAGAAGATGTAGATAATTCAGTGGACGCACTGAGTCGTTTATTAGAACCGATTATCATGTCCATCATTGGGATTCTCGTGGGTGGGCTGATTGTGGCAATGTATATGCCTTTGTTTAAATTGGGCGCGGTAATTTAAAAGGAAAAACACAATGATGCATGAACTCATCACACACCATTCCTGGTTCCTTTACCTAGCTATAGCCTTACTTTCGCTTGCAATAGGAAGTTTACTTAATGTAGTCATTTACCGTTTACCGATTATGCTCAAAAATGAATGGCAGCGTGAATGCAATGAATTAATGAACAATAAAAATGACGAGAAAGTGACGCTGAATTTGTTTTTTCCTCGCTCATTTTGTCCCTCATGTAACACCATGGTTAACGCCTGGCAAAATATTCCCATATTAAGTTTTTTAATACTGCGGGGTCGTTGTTATTACTGTAAAACCTCTATTTCACCTCGCTACCCATTAATTGAATTGGGCACGATGCTGTTGTCACTCTATGCCTGTTGGCATTTTGGCTTTACCTGGCAATTAGCTTTTGCACTGAGTGCTATATGGATTTTAATTTGCTTATTTTTTA
Above is a genomic segment from Legionella lytica containing:
- a CDS encoding hypoxanthine-guanine phosphoribosyltransferase, which translates into the protein MTIPSKIKEVYEKSTCLFTTNEVEAALDRMAINIHKELQDENPVLLCVMVGGLVLLGNLLPRLDFPLEVDYVHATRYRGATVGGDIHWKVKPSVNLAGRTVLVVDDILDGGITLAAIIDEIHQLGAKKVYSAVLVDKYRKRVENGLQAADFVGLQIEDHFIFGYGMDYNEYLRNAPGIFVVHPDHE
- a CDS encoding DUF1820 family protein — protein: MTKKTLFRITFANQEAIYEIYARSIKESDLFGFLEVEELVFGEQTTLVVDPSEERLKLEFSGVKRTFIPMPSVYRIDEVEKQGIAKVKDNPAYGSTVSPFPGKGKIKE
- a CDS encoding methyltransferase domain-containing protein — protein: MLIKQQKKYYRALNKWFQSPLGLFAAHEFSLNLDALGLPVYGDTLIQLGNCGENLWLKKLDFEHKWIVSPFALSHQVHIESELNHLPLNANSIDCIVAPLSLEPFNMSSSLIDEIDRVLKPMGYVILLCINPWSLWGGAIKCGLLNCYNDHNIKMRTPFNLNRMFIQRGYRQASLNNFCYLPPVNSATLIKKLTFLDEIGKMLWPYPSGFYCYIAQKYQVIQPSLTLMSISQPINDYQSPLQPATLTSTK
- the pilB gene encoding type IV-A pilus assembly ATPase PilB yields the protein MEFNITGQQFALEPLLGKAETAIHSEQATKEKISLTQYLIKNNILSATIIAHTSAQSFGVPILDLDSIELSTLPLSLVDEKLMLRHSMVPLFCRGTHLYLAAEDPGNHNALKEIQFHTGLNTHAIAVEANKLTAVFAHLLNMRHHQELSTFDTAMHHEEQYEFTINPIDNDDDAPIVKFVNQILFKAIQQGASDIHFEPFEKEYRIRYRHDGLLHEVANPPVNLSARITARIKVMAKLDISERRLPQDGSFKINQPNKHPIDFRVSTCPTANGEKVVIRILDLDTAKLHIEALGFNPKQHEYFMQSIKRPQGMILVTGPTGSGKTVSLYAALNLLNTPKVNISTAEDPVEIKITGINQVNINPKVGLNFSKVLRSFLRQDPDIIMVGEIRDLETAEIAVKAAQTGHLVLSTLHTNSAVESLTRLMNIGIPSFNIVSSITLIIAQRLARKLCEQCKTPRTDLHKSNLLTLGLNETDQIYQSVGCSQCTDGYRGRIGLFEVLPMTNTLTELIMAGANSLEILKAAQNEGLTSIYQSGIEKVQQGITTLEEVNRVTVE
- a CDS encoding type II secretion system F family protein, translating into MFQVKKNTNSLLTFRYTGKNVLGQKISGAIRARNLTLAKIDLRKQGITISKVAQKRNLIIFNQLNKKPSSADIALFSRQLATMVESGIPLMHALDIVAKGQINPHLQELINEIKHDIGAGLTLSETLMKHSQYFNSLFCNLVKAGEQSGTLDIMLNKIACYKEKIESIKKKIKKAVSYPIAIVSVAVIVTVGLLMFVVPQFETLFQSFGADLPTLTLAVVKISQYIQSCWYCIFSSLALSIYAFIYAQKHSTAFAITVDKLLLKIPVIGPIIEKTVIARFSRTLSITFAAGLPLVDGLKSAAGATGNIMYANAIEYIKNEVFTGISMNKAMENTHLFPNMVMQMIAIGEESGALEKMLSKIADFYEEDVDNSVDALSRLLEPIIMSIIGILVGGLIVAMYMPLFKLGAVI
- a CDS encoding prepilin peptidase: MMHELITHHSWFLYLAIALLSLAIGSLLNVVIYRLPIMLKNEWQRECNELMNNKNDEKVTLNLFFPRSFCPSCNTMVNAWQNIPILSFLILRGRCYYCKTSISPRYPLIELGTMLLSLYACWHFGFTWQLAFALSAIWILICLFFIDLDHQLLPDSLTLSLLWLGLIANTQNLFTSLPDAVLSAAGAYLALWLVIKLFYFATGKIGMGNGDFKLFAAFGAWFGWKLLPLILLFSSITGTIIGLLYLYLNDKSRDTTIAFGPFLCISGLAVLFWGQELLDWYLHLWF